CCTTCACTTCCATGATGATCCGGTTGTCCGGAGTGATCTGCGGAGTGACTTCCAGGGACAGGGCCGCCTCCTTGAAGGAAACCGAGGTGGCGCCGCTGGAGCTGGCTTCCTGGTACGGAATTTCCGAGCCCTTGAGGATCTTCGCGGTTTCCTTGTCCGAGGTGACGACCTTCGGCTGTGAAACGATCTCGCCGTTGCCGCCTTTTTCCATAGCGGACAATTGCAGGTCGAGAATCGCATTGTTGGAAACGAAGCCGATACCAAGGCCAGAGGTGCTGTTTTGTACTCCAAGATCGACCGAGGGCGTCGGGACATCGCTGACGGTTGGCAGCGTACAACCGCCGCCACCAAACGGGCCGCAGCTGGTGCCGTTATCGCCACCCACACCGATGTTGCCATTCTTGCCCCAGGTAGCCCAGTTGCCGAAGGTTACGGCGCCACCCCAGCGAACCCCCAGGCTCTTGCTGTAGTCGACGGCAGCCTCGACGATGCGAGCCTCGATCATGACCTGGCGAACCGGGATGTCCAGCTGCGCCACGATTCGGCGCAGCTCATCCAGGCGATCCTGGGTCTGATAGGCAATGATACTGTTGGTACGGTCATCTACCGTGATGGAGCCACGGCTGTCCGACTGAGCAGAAGCGGCTGCCGCACCCGGGCCGGAACCGGTCACCGACTGGAACAGCTTGGCGATATCGGAGGCCTTGGCGTAGTTGACCTGGATAAGCTCACGACGCAGCGGTGCCAGTTCGGAGATCTGCTTCTGCGCTTCGAGCTCCTGGCGCTCACGCGCGGCGATCTCGTCAGCCGGGGCGACCAGCAGGACGTTGCCGACCTTGCGCTTGTCCAGCCCCTTGGTTTTCAGCACCAGATCCAGCGCCTGGTCCCACGGCACATTCTGCAGACGCAGGGTGATGCTGCCCTGAACGGTATCGGAGGCCACCAGGTTCAGATCGGTGAAGTCGGCAATGAGCTGAAGCACCGAACGAACATCGATGTCCTGGAAGTTCAGCGACAGCTTTTCGCCGGTATAGGCGAACGCGTCCTTCTTGCGCTTCTCGGCATCGTCCGCAGTCAGCGGCTTGATGCTGACGGTCATGCGATTGTCGGTCTGGTAGACGAGATAGTCATACAGACCGGTCGGTTCGATACTGATGCTGGCCTTGTCGCTCGCGGCGGAAGCGTTGACGAACTGCACCGGAGTGGCGAAGTCCTTCACGTCCAGGCGAACGCGCAGGTTGTCCGGGAGCTGGGTGCGCGGGAAGTCCAGACGAATCTTGCCACCCTGCTCCTGGATATCCGGGCTAACAGTCGGATCGGAAAGGTCGATCACGACATTGCCTTCACCTTGCGCTCCGCGTTGGAAGTCGATATTGCGAATCGCCTTGCCAGCCGGGATATAGGGCTTCGGCTGCGCCGGCTTGGCAATGGGTGCGGAAACGGGTGCTGCCGACGCGACGGTGCTGGACGCCCCCGGCGCTCCGCCCACCACGATGAACAGGTTCGAACCTTCCGTACGCGTGGTATAGGGCGAAAGATTGGTCAGGTTTACGATCAGGCGGGTCCGATCCTTGGCCTCCACGACCGTCAGGCTGCGCGCATTACCAACGCCCAACTCGCGGTTCTTGCTACCCAGCTTGTTCTGTACGCCTGGCAGGTCCAGCGCAATACGGGCGGGCTGCTCGATGGTATAGCCACGCGGAGCCGCAACCGGCTCATCGAAACCCAGCTTCAACTCGACACGATCACCCGGCAGCGCCGCTACATCGACGCTTTGCAGATTGGCGGCAAGAAGAGCCGGTGCGAATACAGCCGCGAGCAAGGAAATGCTCAGGCGGGAAAGTCTTCTATTCATCGTCTGAATCCGTCGTGCAGACTGCTGTTTGTTTTCCATATTCATCCCCGCCCTTAGGAGCGTTCCTTGAGAGTCAGGCTACGCGGACGCTCGAGCCAGCCACCCTCACCATCAGGAACGATTTCAATCACGTCGATCTTGCCTTCGCTGATCGCAACAATCTTGCCGTCGTTACGCCCCAGATAGTCGCCAACCCGTACGCGGTGCACCCCCCCTGCACCTTTCACGAGAGCGAACGTCTGGCTATCCCTGGACAAGGTTCCAACCATCTCGAAGGTCTCGATGTTGAAACCTTCCAGGAACTGCTTGACCCGGGTTTCGTCCGGTTTCACGACCTTGTTACCCTTCTGCTTGACGGCCAGATCGATCTTCACCGGCGGCTGGAAGGGACTGCGCAATGCCGAAGCGCTATAGGTAAAGGCTTCGTACGGCTGGAATTTCGGAAGCGGCTCGATCGACCCCTTTGGGCGTGCACGGACTTCGTCCATGTACGCCTGTAGGTCGCTGAAATCGCCGCCGGAACCACATCCGTTCAGACTCAGGAGCAGAAGACTGCAGAAGATCAGGCGACCCCTCATTTCTTGTTGGCTCCCGTGTTCGGGGCATTAACCTTCCCGCCCTTGTCGTTGTAGCGGTAGGTCTTGGCCAGGATGCTCATTCGCAGCTTGGAAGTGCTGTCAGCACTGACAGGCTTGATCTCGAAGTCGTGCAACGTAACGATCCGCGGGAGGCTGGCTACTCCGCTCACGAAAGTCGCAAGGTCGTGATACCCGCCCACGACACTGATCTGAATGGGCAACTCGATGTAGAACTGCTGGGTGACCTCCGGCAGCAGCTTGATCTCTTCGAACTCAAGCCCGCTCCCCAGGCCAGTGCGAGTGATGTCTTCAAGGAGCCCGGGAACTTCAGTGTCACTGGGCAGTTGCCGCAGCAGCGCACCGAAGGACTCTTCCATCTCCTTCATCTGGGTCTTGTAGGCTTCCAGATTGGCAGCCTGGAACGCCTTGCTCGCGAACTGCTGCTTGAGGGTTTCTTCCTCGGCAGCCTGGCGATCGAGTTGATCCTGCAGGTCCTTCAGATGGAAGTTGTATCCAAGCGCGAGCATCACGGCCATCAGCAGCACGCAGGCGATAACCTTGACTGCCGAGGGCCAGGAGCCGATGTTGTTCAGGTCAAGATCATTGACGTCGATCTTGCGCAAGCTCTCGAGGGAACTGGCCAGACTCATTTCTTGGCTCCTTGCGCGACGTTCTTCTTGTCCTGTTCCTCACCGCCAGGCTGGGTCTGTTGCACAGTCAGCTGGAAGACGTTCGCCTGATCCAGGGCGCCCTGGGTCACAGCCTTCACTTCCGTCAGGTTCGGTGACGTCAACCACTCGGACGCATCCAGGTTACGCATCAGATTGGAGACACGGTTGTTAGACTCGGCCGCCCCTGCGATGGCAATGGATTTACCGGTCATCTTCAAACCGGTGAAGTAGACGCCGTCCGGCAGCGTGCGGACCAGTTGATCGAATACACGCCCAATGATCGGGCGGTTGCCCTGCAGGTCCTGAATGATCTTCATACGCTCCAGCAGTTGCTGCCGGCGCGTTTTCAGCTCACTGATTTCCTTGATTCGCGCGTCCAGCACGGCAATTTCCTTGCGGAGGAAATCGTTGCGCGCGTTCTGCCGCTCGATGGCCGAGTTGAAGTACTGATCGCCAAGGAATATCACACCGGCCGAAGCCAGCAGGACACAGCCCAGGGTAACCAGGAACCGCTGCTTGCGCTCCTCGCGCAGTTGCTCCCGCCACGGCAGTAGGTTGATGCGAGCCATCAGTCGAAACTCCTCATCGCCAGACCGCAGGCAATCATCAGCGCCGGCGCATCACTGGCCAGCGCTCCCGCATTGACCTTCCCGCTCAGCACCATGTCGGCGAACGGGTTGGCGACAAGCGTGGGAGTCCCGATCTTCTGCTGAATCAGCCTGTCCAGATCCGGAATGGAGGCGGTTCCGCCAGCCAGCAGGATGTAATCCACATCGTTGAACTGGCCGGCCGCGAAGAAGAACTGCAGCGAACGGGATACCTGCTGAACGACGGCATCCTTGAACGGTTGAAGAACTTCGCTGTCGTAGTCATCCGGAAGACCGCCCTGCTTCTTGGCAAGACCAGCCTCTTCCACCGACAGGCCGTAACGACGCTGGATCTCCTCGGTGAGCTGGCGCCCGCCGAATAGCTGCTCGCGTGTATAGATGGTTCGACCGTGATGCAGGACGCTGAGGGTGGTCATGGTGGCGCCGATGTCGACTACCGCTACGGTCAGCTCGTCGGCGTTGCCGCCTAGCTGATCGTTGAGCAGACCGAAAGCCCGCTCCAGCGCGTACGCCTCGACGTCGACGACCTTGGCGCCCAATCCTGCCAGCGCCAGCGCAGCTTCGCGCACCTCGACGTTTTCCTTTCGACAAGCGGCGAGCAGAACGTCCACGCGATCCGCATTGCGCGCGGAAACGCCCTGGACCTCGAAATCGATCGCCACTTCCTCGAGGGGGTAAGGGATGTACTGGTCCGCTTCGATCTTGAGCTGATTTTCCAGCTCGTCTTCGGAGAGGCCCCCGTCCATCTCGATGGTTTTGGTGATTACCGCTGAGCCAGCAACGGCGACGGCAGCCGTCTTGACGCCGGTACGCGCCTTGGCGACCACGCGCGACAGCGCCTGGCCGACCCCTTCCAGCTCAGCGATGTTCTTTTCTACCACTGCATTGGGCGGGAGCGGCTCGACAGCGTAGGCCTCTACCTTGTAGCGGCCTCCAGAGCGGCTCAATTCGAGAAGTTTGACCGAAGTCGAACTGATGTCTATCCCCAGCAGCGTGTTCGCTTTCTTATTGAAGAGCCCTAGCACGACTGATTTCCTATCAGCATCCGAGACTTACGGACGATTTATGTTTTTCCACATTAGATACCAGACTTGACACCTGCGCAAATAGCTCGTCGGCAAAAAAACTGCTTATAATGTGATCAGCTTTTCCCTTTTTGCCGCGCCATCCGCTTAACTCTTTCTTTTCTCTGGAAATCCAAGACCTTCCAAATGCGCCTGCTGAAGTTTCTGTGGTGGACCTGCATCACCATAATCTGTGGATTGCTGCTCAGTTTCAGTGGCGCCTATCTGTACCTCAGCCCGAACCTCCCGTCCGTGGAAGCCTTACGCAACGTGCGTTTGCAGATGCCGCTGCGGGTGTACAGCAGTGATAACAAATTGATAGCAGAGTTTGGCGAGATGCGCCGCACGCCGATTCGCTTTGCAGAAATCCCCCCGGATTTCACTCACGCACTGTTATCGGCCGAAGATGACAATTTCGCCAATCATTATGGCGTGGACGTCAAGAGCCTGATGCGTGCTGCTGCCCAATTATTGAAGACTGGCCATATCCAGACCGGCGGCAGCACCATCACCATGCAGGTGGCGAAGAACTACTTCCTCACCAACGAGCGCAGTTTCTCCCGTAAGATCAATGAGATATTGCTAGCCCTGCAAATCGAGCGCTCGCTAACCAAGGATGAAATTCTCGAGCTCTACGTCAACAAGATCTATCTCGGCAATCGCGCCTACGGTGTGGAGGCCGCGGCACAGGTCTACTACGGCAAGTCGATCAAGGATCTGAGCCTGGCCCAGATGGCGATGATCGCCGGACTGCCGAAAGCGCCGTCGCGCTACAACCCACTGGCCAACCCTGCACGCAGCCTGGAGCGGCGTAACTGGATTCTCGAGCGCATGCTCAAGCTCGGCTTCATCGACCAGCCACGCTATGAGGCTGCCGTGAAGGAGCCCGTGGGAGCCTCCTACCATGTGCAAAGCCCGGAGCTGGCCGCCCCGTACATCGCGGAAATGGCGCGTGCCGAGCTGGTCGGGCGCTTCGGTGGCGATGCGTATACCGAAGGCTATCGCGTCTACACGACCGTTCGCAGCGATCTGCAGGACGACGCCAACAACGCCCTGCGCGAAGGCTTGCAGGAGTACGACCAGCGCCACGGCTATCGCGGCCCCGAAACCCGCCTGCCCGGCAAGACCCGCGACGCGTGGAAACAGGCCATTGCCCAGCAACGCCCGCTCGGCGGGCTGGAGCCGGCCATTGTCGTGCAAGTCGAAAAGAGCGGCGCGATGGTCATGACACGCGACGGCAAGGAGGAAGCGCTCGGCTGGGATGGCATGAAGTGGGCACGCCCCTACCTGAGCAATAACAGCATGGGGCCGATGCCGCGTCAGCCCAGCGATGTGGTGCAGGCCGGCGACGTGATCCGCGTACAGCGCCGCGAGGACGGCTCGCTGCGCCTGAGCCAGGTGCCGGCAGCGCAGAGCGCGCTGGTATCTCTCAACCCACGGGACGGCGCGATCATGGCGCTGGTTGGGGGCTTCTCCTTCGAGCAAAGCAACTACAACCGCGCAAGCCAGGCCAAGCGCCAGCCCGGATCCAGCTTCAAGCCGTTCATCTACAGTGCCGCTCTGGACAACGGATTCACCGCGGCGTCACTGATCAATGACGCCCCCGTGGTGTTCTATGACGAGTATCTGGACAAGGTATGGCGTCCGAAAAACGACACCAACACCTTCCTCGGCCCGATCCCTATGCGTGAAGCACTCTACAAGTCACGCAACATGGTCTCGATCCGAATCCTCCAGGGCCTGGGCGTCGAGCGCGCGCGCACCTACATCAGCAGATTTGGCTTCAACCGCGACGAATTGCCGCCGAACCTGTCGATGGCCCTTGGCACCGCCACGCTGACCCCGCTGGAGATCGCTACCGCCTGGAGCACCTTCGCCAACGGCGGCTTCAAGATTTCCCCGTACGTGGTCGACCGCATCGAAAGCCGCGACGGACAGGTCGTCTACCAGGCCAACCCGGCTCGCGTTCCGAACGACGATGCCCAGGCCGATGTGGCCCAGGCACAGGCCCAGCCGACCGGCACCAATGCACTGGGCAACGACGACCCGAGCCTGGCCAAGACCACCATCGAACCGGCCGCAGCAGAGCGCATCATCGATGCACGCACCGCCTACATCATGACCAGCATGCTGCAGGACGTGATCAAGCGCGGCACCGGCCGCCGCGCCCTTGCACTCAAGCGTGACGACCTGGCGGGCAAGACCGGCACCACCAACGAGTCCAAGGACGCCTGGTTCTCCGGCTACAACGCTGATTACATGACGACTGTCTGGGTCGGCTTCGACCAGCCAGAAAGCCTGGGTCGCAG
The Pseudomonas triclosanedens DNA segment above includes these coding regions:
- the pilQ gene encoding type IV pilus secretin PilQ translates to MNRRLSRLSISLLAAVFAPALLAANLQSVDVAALPGDRVELKLGFDEPVAAPRGYTIEQPARIALDLPGVQNKLGSKNRELGVGNARSLTVVEAKDRTRLIVNLTNLSPYTTRTEGSNLFIVVGGAPGASSTVASAAPVSAPIAKPAQPKPYIPAGKAIRNIDFQRGAQGEGNVVIDLSDPTVSPDIQEQGGKIRLDFPRTQLPDNLRVRLDVKDFATPVQFVNASAASDKASISIEPTGLYDYLVYQTDNRMTVSIKPLTADDAEKRKKDAFAYTGEKLSLNFQDIDVRSVLQLIADFTDLNLVASDTVQGSITLRLQNVPWDQALDLVLKTKGLDKRKVGNVLLVAPADEIAARERQELEAQKQISELAPLRRELIQVNYAKASDIAKLFQSVTGSGPGAAAASAQSDSRGSITVDDRTNSIIAYQTQDRLDELRRIVAQLDIPVRQVMIEARIVEAAVDYSKSLGVRWGGAVTFGNWATWGKNGNIGVGGDNGTSCGPFGGGGCTLPTVSDVPTPSVDLGVQNSTSGLGIGFVSNNAILDLQLSAMEKGGNGEIVSQPKVVTSDKETAKILKGSEIPYQEASSSGATSVSFKEAALSLEVTPQITPDNRIIMEVKVNKDEPDYANALNGVPPIKKNEVNAKVLVNDGETIVIGGVFSNTQTKATDKVPYLGDVPVLGRLFRRDSVTDSKNELLVFLTPRIMNNQAFAAGR
- the pilN gene encoding type 4a pilus biogenesis protein PilN is translated as MARINLLPWREQLREERKQRFLVTLGCVLLASAGVIFLGDQYFNSAIERQNARNDFLRKEIAVLDARIKEISELKTRRQQLLERMKIIQDLQGNRPIIGRVFDQLVRTLPDGVYFTGLKMTGKSIAIAGAAESNNRVSNLMRNLDASEWLTSPNLTEVKAVTQGALDQANVFQLTVQQTQPGGEEQDKKNVAQGAKK
- a CDS encoding pilus assembly protein PilM, yielding MLGLFNKKANTLLGIDISSTSVKLLELSRSGGRYKVEAYAVEPLPPNAVVEKNIAELEGVGQALSRVVAKARTGVKTAAVAVAGSAVITKTIEMDGGLSEDELENQLKIEADQYIPYPLEEVAIDFEVQGVSARNADRVDVLLAACRKENVEVREAALALAGLGAKVVDVEAYALERAFGLLNDQLGGNADELTVAVVDIGATMTTLSVLHHGRTIYTREQLFGGRQLTEEIQRRYGLSVEEAGLAKKQGGLPDDYDSEVLQPFKDAVVQQVSRSLQFFFAAGQFNDVDYILLAGGTASIPDLDRLIQQKIGTPTLVANPFADMVLSGKVNAGALASDAPALMIACGLAMRSFD
- a CDS encoding penicillin-binding protein 1A: MRLLKFLWWTCITIICGLLLSFSGAYLYLSPNLPSVEALRNVRLQMPLRVYSSDNKLIAEFGEMRRTPIRFAEIPPDFTHALLSAEDDNFANHYGVDVKSLMRAAAQLLKTGHIQTGGSTITMQVAKNYFLTNERSFSRKINEILLALQIERSLTKDEILELYVNKIYLGNRAYGVEAAAQVYYGKSIKDLSLAQMAMIAGLPKAPSRYNPLANPARSLERRNWILERMLKLGFIDQPRYEAAVKEPVGASYHVQSPELAAPYIAEMARAELVGRFGGDAYTEGYRVYTTVRSDLQDDANNALREGLQEYDQRHGYRGPETRLPGKTRDAWKQAIAQQRPLGGLEPAIVVQVEKSGAMVMTRDGKEEALGWDGMKWARPYLSNNSMGPMPRQPSDVVQAGDVIRVQRREDGSLRLSQVPAAQSALVSLNPRDGAIMALVGGFSFEQSNYNRASQAKRQPGSSFKPFIYSAALDNGFTAASLINDAPVVFYDEYLDKVWRPKNDTNTFLGPIPMREALYKSRNMVSIRILQGLGVERARTYISRFGFNRDELPPNLSMALGTATLTPLEIATAWSTFANGGFKISPYVVDRIESRDGQVVYQANPARVPNDDAQADVAQAQAQPTGTNALGNDDPSLAKTTIEPAAAERIIDARTAYIMTSMLQDVIKRGTGRRALALKRDDLAGKTGTTNESKDAWFSGYNADYMTTVWVGFDQPESLGRSEYGGNVALPIWMRYMGAALKDKPLHMLPEPAGMVSLRIDPVTGRAAPPGTPGAYFELFKNEDTPPSMSELAPGSAPGSGMPAEEEAPIDLF
- the pilO gene encoding type 4a pilus biogenesis protein PilO, with the protein product MSLASSLESLRKIDVNDLDLNNIGSWPSAVKVIACVLLMAVMLALGYNFHLKDLQDQLDRQAAEEETLKQQFASKAFQAANLEAYKTQMKEMEESFGALLRQLPSDTEVPGLLEDITRTGLGSGLEFEEIKLLPEVTQQFYIELPIQISVVGGYHDLATFVSGVASLPRIVTLHDFEIKPVSADSTSKLRMSILAKTYRYNDKGGKVNAPNTGANKK
- the pilP gene encoding type 4a pilus biogenesis lipoprotein PilP, encoding MRGRLIFCSLLLLSLNGCGSGGDFSDLQAYMDEVRARPKGSIEPLPKFQPYEAFTYSASALRSPFQPPVKIDLAVKQKGNKVVKPDETRVKQFLEGFNIETFEMVGTLSRDSQTFALVKGAGGVHRVRVGDYLGRNDGKIVAISEGKIDVIEIVPDGEGGWLERPRSLTLKERS